One window of the Shewanella maritima genome contains the following:
- a CDS encoding BlaI/MecI/CopY family transcriptional regulator has translation MSIDISNSELLVLQQLWQSAPQTSGELANTLEAQHQMHEKTVKTLLNRLVKKQAISFDKQGRTYLYSPLLVEQDYTANASKSFVERMFSGKLSPLVAGFAKRNELSAEDVTELQALIDDWHKEQKS, from the coding sequence GTGAGTATCGACATTAGTAACAGTGAATTATTGGTATTGCAGCAGTTGTGGCAAAGTGCGCCGCAAACTTCCGGTGAGCTGGCGAACACCTTAGAAGCGCAGCACCAGATGCACGAAAAAACCGTTAAGACTTTGCTTAATCGTTTGGTAAAGAAGCAAGCCATTAGCTTTGACAAGCAAGGCCGAACCTACTTATACAGCCCGTTACTGGTTGAGCAGGATTACACCGCCAATGCATCTAAGTCATTTGTCGAGCGTATGTTCTCAGGCAAGTTGTCGCCGCTCGTTGCAGGTTTTGCCAAGCGCAATGAGTTATCAGCCGAAGATGTGACTGAGCTGCAGGCGCTCATTGATGACTGGCACAAGGAGCAAAAGTCATGA